The Deltaproteobacteria bacterium genomic sequence TGTTGAAAGGGTTTAAAGTAATCGTCGATTGCCGACTGGGGAACCCGAAACTGCTTGCCGATGCGGATGGCGGCGATTTCGCCTTTTTGGATCAGGTGGCGAACCGCCGCGGAGGACAATTTAAAAATGCCGGCCACCTCGCGGACGGTTAAAACGGGTTCGTAATTCATCGTGGCGGCGGATGATTTCATAATGATTGCTCGCTTAAGCAAAAATTAGCAATTTTGAATGATTAAGTCAATATGGAAATTTGGGATAGTTAGAATAATCAGACTTGATTGAGTGTAGAGGAAGGAATAAACAATGACGCAACCTTCGGCGCCGCTGGCGCTGGCGTTGTAGGAAAGGAGAAATTACATGACTTCCCCCGGAATCCGAAACGATTCTGCCGATTGGCCGCAAGCGGTCCTTGACTATCCCCTCGACCACAAGGCCATTGGTCGGGCCATGGAAGAGGTCAGCCCGGAGTTGGGGGATTCATACCGGGATCTGGTAGAGACATGGGGAGATGAGTACCTCGGTACGACAGCGGATCTTATTGGAGTGATGGATAGGAATACGCCGCCAGAAGTCTTTTCATCCTATTCAGAATATTTGTCGCGGCGAGGGGGAGGAAATCCAGCCGGGCCGGAAACACTACCGGCACTTGCGTTCTTCTTTTTGTTTGTAGCTGATACCGAGGAATGGTTTGGCTGGGATCTCGATGATCCGGATGCGGTGGCGGAAAGGTTTGTTGGAGAGCTGGAAAAAGGGGATGCCGGTGGCACCAGCGCGGCTTCATGGGAAGAACAGCCGGGCGAAGAGCCGCCCGGCGAGGAGGCCGACGTGGAGGCGGGCGAGATTTGGCGGACAGGCGAGGGGACTGTCCCGGAAGAAAGGCGTTCAGCGCTGGTTCGGTTCCGTAATTGTTTCAATCGGGATCAGTGGGTTCGACTAAGAAATGAGAACAGCGAGGCTTTGAATCTGGTTTGGCTGGCCTCGCGGGGGAGGCCCCTTTCGTCGGATGAGGCATCTCTGGTTATTTCCTTCGTGGAAAGGGTGGAGAATTATTATCCTTCGGTTGTTCCGAAACATCTCCGGCAAGAAAAGGTCGCGGACATTTTTTGGGCCGTCCTGAACTGGGCCAATCCGCGTCATGCCTTGGGTCGTTTTTACGCTGAAATGGGGCTGATGGGGTCGTCCGAATCCGTTTCCACCTTCGGTCTTGACAAAGGCTGGAGGCCCCGCCGCGTGAGGGATATCCTGCGTCCGTATCTGGATTCTTATAAAAGACTGACCCTCGGGGAACTTCAGCTGTTGCTCCCGCAACTTGAGAAGGCGGAAAAGTTCTATCGTCAGATAGGCAACGACACAACGGGGGGACTGGCCATGCGGGCAAGAGAGGCGGTTGCCTTCCTGATTGCAAAAGAAGGGATGAAAAATGGAGAAGATAACCCGGCTGATGACGTGATGCCGGTTGGTGTGGTCGATCCCGGCATCCCGGCATGGAAGGATGCCGGCCAGAGAAGAAAGGGGAGAAGGAGCGGCGGCGGATATAATGCATGGATCCCTTTCTTTGTCGCCCAGGGCCTAAGCGGGGAGGTGAATCGTGAATCGCAGTTCGCAGATCGCGGATCGTGGATCGTGGATCGCAATCCGCCTCACCTCGGTGTGGCGGGACAGATCATGGCGGCGGGATTAGGGCTTGAAGCTACGTTGCCCGTTCCCGCTTTTGCAAACTCCTGGTCTCCGGCTTACCT encodes the following:
- a CDS encoding helix-turn-helix domain-containing protein, with the translated sequence MKSSAATMNYEPVLTVREVAGIFKLSSAAVRHLIQKGEIAAIRIGKQFRVPQSAIDDYFKPFQQPHPLPGFGLLKGRKFPKGVVFENQVRKRSKHQSLRSLLRQLEKIK